TGGTGATAAATGGCAACTACCACTGGGGAAACACAATGTAGTTTTCTGCAAAATTTCTGCTTTTTATGGTGCCACTCATTCATCTGCAGCACTGCTTTTTACAGAAGATTTCATTTCCCGATGTTTTGATTTCCGTGTTTGGTTTTAAATGCGTGATCTTTCACTGTAATTGGTTTTATTTGGTTCAGAAGACACATGATCTCCGGTCCTTGCTGGTCATTGCAACAGATAATTACGTAAGACGTAATTTCTACATCCAAATGTCTGTAATAGTTTGTTGTACTGCTTTGTCAGGCTGTGATTGATGTGACTGAAAGAAGATACTTAGGTTTGacaatgaacaatgaacaatgaagcagcctttttttaaacacacaaaaaaaattgtccattttattttttttccttgtacaGTTTTGCCTGCCTTCTGTAAGCAGTGTCTGAAATACATGACATGTCACCTTCTTAAAACGGTATCAGCTCTTGtgtcttcagtttctctttgaATGTGAACTGATTTTAACTGAGTGAGAAGGGGGAGTGGTTGACTtaagtttttattcttttagaAAGAATAAATTTAAACCTGTGAAGTAGAAACAAGTCCATTTTCCACTTTGAGTTTCACTCTGACAAGCCTGTGCTAATTAGGAACCCGGCAGCTCTGCTGCCAGGCCCTCTTGGAATTGCCAAGCTtcgtctctttcttcttcttcctcctccttccatgAAATCTGCCTTCTCatgcatgaaaataaaccaaTCTTTACACAAAAGTCCAATCCTTGCCAAACTTTGTTAACTGGCAGTGCAGGCAAATAGTCCTGATGGTGGTGTctaaagtgttttaaaaaagaaagaaagaaaagaaaaacctttcaAAACGAATACATGCCGTACGTGCTACAACTTTGCAACTTCCACATAAATGTAGGCCCACTCGACTCATCACTGTTTTTATCAGAAACTATTCAAGCCTCCACATCTAAACCTATTTTAAATCTCCTGCTACATTTTTGCACAGACGTAGCTCAACGGTTGTGAGTTCGAGGCCCAGGTGTTCAGGGTGACTCAGGCATTATGCCCACAGTGACATGACTTCAAGTGATCATTCTGGTCCAGAtatttcagctgatggaccctcctgtatttctcatttgtcttcctACTCTTCCCGTATCCATCTTCCTCCCatccctcttctttctcctcagaACGTCTGGTCCAGACTCGCTGCTGCACACCAGCTATAATACTGCTGTTACAGTTTCATCTGTAAAACCACAGAGGGACTCTACgatgcatttgcatttatttcacaGAAACTGGAGTACACAGCCCGTTGTTGTCCGGTGTCACATGCTGATTTGACTGGTAAATGTGATGTGTACAAGCTGTGTTTGCTCACGTTCCTTCATTATCGCATCACACAGTTGGACCCATGGTTCTCAAACTGGTGTGAAACAAAGTTGAATGAGCATGATTTATGTAGGGAAAATAAACAAGGGTTTGATGATGCTATCATGTGGgacttttatttcactgaaattcaaattttatcctttttttacttgtttgctAAAAATTTTGGATAGGGTACACAAACTTTTTTAGCTTCTGAATGTGGGCATAACATAAAAATCTAGAGAACTACTGAGCTCGACCAACCGAATTAAAAGACgtcctgctctgtttgtgtgtgtaattcagGAATCCATTCTGTGCTTTTACAGAACACCTTCCTTTTGTTTGTAGACGATGAAAATGTATCAGATGTCGGCTGGCGCAAGGAACACTTTCTCGGTGCCATCATTTCTGTGCTCTGGAGATCACCACTGATAACACATCTAGGAAGGACAGAGGTGTTATATTCTGTCCTCTTTTACAGCATGAGGGTGGAGATCACTCACACCACTGATCGGCTCGAACCTGTCCTTGTCCTGTACCTCCCTCTTCTGTCTGATGACACACTTTCTTAGTGTTTGTGCAAGAGAAATGGGGGGGAAGTGAGATGTGTGGGAAGGAAATATGAGCAAAGGGCGAGGAAACTTacctttctttactttttctgttgGTGATAGCAATAGTAATTACTTTTCTGCTGATTTCTTCATCTTCTGAGggcattttgacattttttggaaTCCTCTTTGTCCTGTGTGACCATCATGCCTTCTTACACAGTGACTGTTGCCACAGGGAGCCAGTGGTTTGCAGGGACGGATGATTATATCTACATTACACTGGTGGGCACGGAGCGATGCAGCGAGAGAACACTGCTGGACAAACCTCTGTACAATGACTTTGAGAGAGGCGCGGTAAGTGCTGTTACACAAGTGCATTTTATAGCATCAGCtactgcacacaaaacactggCTGTATTGAgataaaagaggaagaagttACGACAGATGCAGCGACAACATTTGttctaatttgaaaaaaaggTCTGCTCTGAGCATGAAGTATATTTTATTGGAACTTATTAGCAACTGTTTTTAACATATATTCACATTGGACCCCTTTTGATCAGACCTCACTCTCTGTTTCAcaagaaagacataaaatagtgattaatataaataaatctgacagttcaacaatgaaaattacacatttttcttcttccctgtgGTGCTACTTATCATCTAAATTATTTTGCAGCGAGTTGGTGAGTTATGGAGATGTCAGCTGTAGCGATGTCTGCCTTATCTCCATatttgaaatgatgaaatgaatgattaaggaaatgaaaatgtctcttATCAGTGATCATGACTTGTTCAGTCAAGATCAGTTTCACACAGGAACTATTTTATTTCTACCAAATTACACTGTATCACAAACATGCGTTTTAATTATGGCAATAATTATGGCATCCTTCTCATTtgagctgtaatgttagctAGTTTAGTTACTGTGGTTACGTAGCCAAGAGTAGATGCAtgcctccttcctccttctgtacggaaagaaaatagttcctataTGAAATTGCTCACAGCAGGGTCTGTGGATTACCTCATGAGACAGTGACActgatgttttcacattgttctcatgttgttaactgctttcctgcctgtacaacatccattgcacgtctgcccgtcctgggtgagggatcccttcctctgttgctctccctgaggtttctcccattttttcctgttaaaggtttttctgggagttttttcttagtcgatgtgagggtcgaagggcagaagatgttgctgtgatgttatgtaaagccctttgagacaaactgcttgtaaaaatgggatacacaaataaatttgtcttgtcttgtcttgatgagacagaacaaataataaacagcaaattCAGCaaatgatattatttttttcgAAGCATATAGTGCATATCTGCTGACTAAACTGCAGGTGGATTCCTATGACGTGAGGGTCGAGGAGGACCTGGGCGAGATCGTCTTGGTGAAGATCGAGAAGAAGAAGTACTGGGTGCATGATGACTGGTACTGCAGGTACATCACAGTCAAAACCCCATCTGGAGACTATGTGGAATTCCCCTGCTTTCGCTGGCTGGTGGATGACAAAGAAGTGGTTCTGCGGGATGGAGGAGGTAGCGCCATTATTTGCTCAATAGACTATGATTCtgcagtgcaaaaacacaagttGGGCAAAGAAGCTCTGCTCcatctttcactttgtcatgtGTCTTTTGTAGCACATCTTCCTCAGGATGATAAGACCAGTGTGGtaaagcagcacagacaaaaagagcTAGATATGAGGAGAAAAACCTACAGGCAAGTTTACTCTACGCACGCAGTTTGTGATTTCATGTTACAGGAAGCTGAGGCTGCTCACTAATAACTGCTGTCCTTTGTAGATGGAAGGAGTGGCAGCCAGGCTTCCCTATGAGCATAGATGCTAACAGGCACAAGGATCTGCCCCGGGACATCCAGTTTGACAGCGAGAAGGGAGTGGACTTTGTACTGAACTACAGTAAAGCGTATGTGCTCACTCTAACAGCCTGCTGTAGTAAACagatttacattatttttacacCACAGTTGTGAGGACAGCTGATGCCCCTCAGTGCCGAACAGAGTGAGTCATTGGAGCTTTGACCTTGGAGGTGTTTCTGAATGCAAAGCTTTTATGCTGCCATGATAATGTGCTTCCATTTTCTGTACCCACCACAGATGCGTCACTGTGTTTACCATCAGGGAATATTTGCATTGTGCTTTCATGCAGGCGTGTGAGCTTAGTcatagacaaaaacaaaacagatccaAAAGACAACTGTAGTTCTGAACAAAGCCATTCTGTGCCTGAACTGGAGTATTTAACTGACTCcttacagaaaaatgaattttctgatattttgatGTGAATATGTtgaagagatgatgatgatgatgatgatgatgatgatggtaatTATAAATTAACAGGATAGAGAACCTGTTTGTGAACCAGTTCATGCACATGTTCCAGTCCTCCTGGAGTGACTTCGCTGACTTTGAGAGAATCTTTGTGAgaatcacaaacacaatctCAGGTTAGTCTAACACATTcgatatgatatgatatgatatgatatgacatgatatgacatgatatgacatgatatgatatgatatgatatgatatgacatgacatgatatgatatgatatgatatgatatgatatgacatgacatgacatgacatgacatgacatgatatgatatgatatgatatgatatgatatgatatgatatgatatgatatgatatgatatgatatgatatgatatgatatgatctgatctgatctgatctgatgtgATCCAGAATATGTGATGCAACACTGGAAGGAGGACTTCATGTTTGGATACCAGTTTCTGAATGGCTGCAATCCTGTAGTGATCAAGAAGTGCACCAAACTTCCTGACAAGTTTCCCGTCACTCATGAGATGGTCTGTGTTAGCCTGGAGAGGGAGCTGACTCTGGAGCAGGAAATAGAGGTAGACGCGgttgtttccttctgttttctatttttcatttcGAGGATAAAAATGTGCCCTCAAACAAagttttgtctctctttaaTTCTCCTGCTGATTTACAATGTGAAACAATGTTCTGGCCCCAGGCAGGTAACATCTACATGGTGGACTACGAGGTGTTGGACGGCATCAGTGCTAACTGCACAGACCCTTGCACTCTGCAGTACTTGGCAGCTCCTATCTGTCTGCTCTACAAGAACGCTCAGAACAAGATCTTGCCCATAGCCATACAGGTACAGTGACgtggagcaggtgtgtgtgtgtgtgttacaccaTGAGgggaacattttcttttcaaagtcaCAGAATCCATTTCTCTaatttttttcctgcttgtccTCTGTCCTTTCCAGCTCGGGCAGACTCCAGGAGAAGACAACCCGATCTTCCTGCCCACCGATGGTCAGTATGACTGGCTGCTGGCTAAGATCTGGGTCCGCTCGGCTGACTTCCAGCACCACCAGACCATCACACACCTGCTCAAGACGCATCTTATCACAGAGGTTTTTGCTATTGCCATGTACAGGCAGCTCCCTGCTGTTCACCCTGTGTATAAGGTAAAACTCTTGACTCGATCGGTTGATTGATTCATTCATTGGCTGACTGGTTTATGGAttaatgttttttctctcaGCTACTTATCCCACATGTTCGTTTTACCATTGCAATCAACACCAAGGCCAGAGAGCAGCTCATTTGTGAGTGTGGCATCTTCGACAAGGTGAgtttgtggaggaaaaaaaggaaccCACAAAACTAACCTTAACCGGCTATTCTGTGTTAAACTGTACACCTGGTCGCTTCATGACAAACTCAGCtcagtctttattttttctgattcACAGTTAAttgaggattttatttttgagcATACCAAAATCGAACAATGAGCAACTTACGAGGAAATAATGAGCTGGAAAAGCCCCCCCAAAAAGTTTCATTCATGCATAGAAACTGAGCTGAGGGAATAATGACTGACACGTGGTGCCGTATTATCTCCATCCTCACGAAGGCAAACGCAACAGGCGGAGGTGGCCACGTCCAGCTGGTTCAGAAGGCCGTGAAGACTCTGACCTTCAGGTCTCTGTGCTTCCCGGATATTATGAAGGCCCGCGGTGTGGACATGAAGGAGGAGCTGCCTACCTACTTCTACAGAGATGACGGCTACAGGGTGTGGGAAGCCACCAAGAAGTGAGGAaggactctttttttttaggaGTTCTTATGGATGGCACTTATgaataatttgtgtgtttgagggagagaaaacagtggTAACAAAGGATAAACAGTGAGAAGTGTGGGAACATTTTCTACCCTTGTGTCTGTGAGACGGACAGAATTTCAAAGGGAGAGAAGTTTGAGCATTTTATATTTCCTCTACATGTGACTGCtgcccttttttctttctggcaGTTTTGTGTCTGATGTGGTGTGTATTTACTACACCAACGATGAGGCGGTGCAGGCAGACGAAGAAATCCAGGCCTTTGTTAAAGATGTGTGCAGCTTCGGCATGCAGGACTTTGATCACTGTGGTGGGTACATTTTAAAGATATCCCATCATAccgttttttctttctttcttcaagcAGCTCACTCtcctttaacattttattaatcTAAGATTTTGTGGACAGGTACGACAGGGAACAGACAGCATAACAAATTCAAATATGTGTGATCATAGACGAATGTTTGAGAGTGgagacaggaagctgcaggaTTCTGATGGTGTCACTAACTGCACTAGTGTTGTAATAGCCTTCCTGCATTTCTCCATTACCTATCTGAGTGTACTGTGCAAGAATCTTTAACACGTTAGcccttacaaaataaaagctttatttGTAAAGCTCACTCTGTCAATTCTGTCTGTCCACAATCCATGCACAGAGTTTCCCAAGTCCCTGAAATCACGTGAGGAGCTGACAGAGTATCTGACTGTCATTGTGTTCACTGCTTCAGCCCAGCACGCAGCAGTCAATTTCGGACAGGTGAGTAACAGATCATCAGGAACCCGTCTTTCGGTGTTTTTACGTAAATGTAAGACTGATTTAAACTGAACATTAGAATGACATGTTTCCTGGTTTGTATGTCAGCTTGCATGCATAGGATGTAGAGGAAGCATTTATATTCTTAATATAAGTACAAATAGTAGAACGATGGCgtaaaaatactccaaaatgtacagaaaaaagGACCTATGACTGATACAGTATTACACGTTATTATTAGATTAGTTAATAATGATGCTTCGAGGTGTAAGTAGCATCTTACTGTTGTACATTGTACAGTATGACTGGTGTTCCTGGATCCCCAATGCTCCATCTACCATGCGAAGGCCTCCGCCTAAGCAGAAGGGCTTGGCAGATGTGAACTTGATCATCGAGAGCCTCCCTGATCGCGGGCGTTCCAGCTGGCACCTGGGGGCCGTCTGGGCCCTCAGCCAGTACCAGGAGAACGAGGTACAGAGAGGGCAATTCGTGTCCAGACACACAGGCtatcatttgcatatttaaacacacatacacacacacacgaatgtATGTCTTGGTCTTGTTTTAAAGACCAAAATTTTAAAGAAGCTTCAacatgtgcttttctttgtccCTGCAGTGTGGCTTCAGGCTGGATGacctgtctcttctctctctctctctgcagctgtacCTGGGCATGTATCCTGATGAGCACTTCATAGAGAAGCCAGTGAAGGCAGCAATGGAGAAGTTCAGGAAGGAACTGGCGGAGATAACCATTTCCATCAAGAGGAGGAATGAGGGAAAGAAGCTGCCTTACTACAACATGTCCCCTGACAAAATCCCAAACAGTGTTGCTGTTTGAGAAATAAAATCcacttctaaaaaaaaaagcaaaaaaaaaaaaaaaaacaaacaaaaaaaacctactTAATATTTTGCATATAGAACACCGACTGAAGTTCTGCTGATATTACCAAGCTGTTCAAAAATGCTGTTAGAGAACCCTAAACTCTCTGATTTTGATTCCTAAAGATTAATTCTGTATTTAAATGCATATGTGTTGACAAAAATGCCAATTAACCAAGCTCAACCTTGCTTCTATTTTTCTTGCCTTAAAAACCACGGAGCTGtcagataaaatgttttcattactAGCTGCAGTGCGCCATTTTAGTCGGCTCCagaaaaaactgttttacaaCTGATAATTCAATATTGaccttttcaaatattttgcaACAAAGTCTCTGTCACTAACAGGTGCTGTTAGTATAACATTTCAGTTAAGAGTGCATGTTTTTACTGAGTATTCattaaaagacacaaagtgtTAAAAGTAACTTAATTTTTATTTGGTTGTTCTTTTGAATTTTACATACTTTGTTCAATAATGggaaattaaactgaaaacacatcaatatatttttttaaaaacataagtACTTTTACCAAATCCTTTACACTTACTATTTCAAAGTAAATTCACAGACAAACTTGTGGAATGATATCATAAGACAGGGGAACAGTCATATGTTCAAGTCCAGTCagtagtaaagaaaaaaaaaaaaaaggaaaaaagtagcTTTATGCAAGTTACACTATTCCCAGACTTGATAAAACTGAAGCAACAGGGTAAATATAGAGAAGTCTCAACTTAAATCTAAAACAATGGGACAGTGAGGCTGAGAAAGTACTTGTCCCTCTCAGCTGATGTCCTGCTCAGTAGGACTGTACAAGGAAGAAATCAGGTCACggtgacagaaaagaaagaaagaaaaacctgcTCTCAGAGACAAACATGGCTGCTTTTAAAAGCATCCTAAAGTGGCCTTAATCTTCATCAGGACTACACCAAAACTGCTGTCCCAGACTTCATGAAAGGAGCCAGCTCCTAAGAGTAGAACATAAAAAGCATCATCTGAAGTCCATCTTTTGTCTTCCATACTTCCAGACATCTAAATATTCCATGTTGCTTTTATGTGACAAATATGAAACCTTTACATTTGATGCTGTGATTAAATGTCCATGTTctgcatattaaaaaaaaaaaaaaatcataaagcaattttaaaaagtgagaaGAAAGAGCATGTATTCACATTAAGGTTGAGCTAACAAGTCTAATATCTAAATAACAAAGTgcaaaagaaagagtgaaagtcTTCTCTGGTATTTCTGACTGGGaaaaaactgcaagtgcaagtTGCATAAATCTACTAataaaaggttgtttttttgtttttttaatgaacaaattgtactctgttttcttttaaaaataaatacaacacaaaatgaagaaataatttTATACCCAGAGGAGACCCTGGACAATAAACACCATTACATAACTACAGaatagaacaacaacaaaagggtAATTGCACTTTTTATCAGTCTAATTGCACTGAGCCTCGCGGGTATTGAAGTTTTGGAGAAGCTTCTCGTCACCAGGTCTTAATCCAACTTGACACACAACAACTCCCACGGCTCATATTATGtattaaaattacattagaCTCCAGATCTCAAGTCACCATGGGGCATATACACACAAGTACAGTATGCATTGttgcaaaaaacaaagcacagatttcatttattgctgctgctgagcagtAATTGTCAGGTATGTTGTTGGACCATTGTTGTTCACAGACAGTATACTGGTATCAaagacagtttttaaaaatgtgtgtgttgctggaATGGCTGTAAGGCTCAACATGAGCCTGGCATCGCTGTGCTCCCACGTACACAAAAGCACTTACAATGACTGTAAGCCCAAAACACATCGCCCTGAGAAATTGCCTGCTGCCTACCTCAGACCACATTCCACTTCAGGCTCCacaccagcaggtggcgctcCAGTCAGGTTATCAACAACTGATGATGCCCTTGCTGTCCGTCTGTCACAGGCAGCAAATGCATGGCTAAACTGCATTGCTTttagaacaaaataaatgatcTGCTTGCTGAAGACCTCCAGTGTGGTTACAGTATCTAAGATGTGCTTCACTGTGCTTCTgtagtgaaattaaaaaaacaacaaccaaaaaacaggATGTGCGAAAACCTGTCTCATTCGAGCAACATAGGGCCAGatgtgagagaaaacaaacaaatgagaggCAACATGCTTGCT
This region of Scatophagus argus isolate fScaArg1 chromosome 10, fScaArg1.pri, whole genome shotgun sequence genomic DNA includes:
- the alox5a gene encoding polyunsaturated fatty acid 5-lipoxygenase; translation: MPSYTVTVATGSQWFAGTDDYIYITLVGTERCSERTLLDKPLYNDFERGAVDSYDVRVEEDLGEIVLVKIEKKKYWVHDDWYCRYITVKTPSGDYVEFPCFRWLVDDKEVVLRDGGAHLPQDDKTSVVKQHRQKELDMRRKTYRWKEWQPGFPMSIDANRHKDLPRDIQFDSEKGVDFVLNYSKAIENLFVNQFMHMFQSSWSDFADFERIFVRITNTISEYVMQHWKEDFMFGYQFLNGCNPVVIKKCTKLPDKFPVTHEMVCVSLERELTLEQEIEAGNIYMVDYEVLDGISANCTDPCTLQYLAAPICLLYKNAQNKILPIAIQLGQTPGEDNPIFLPTDGQYDWLLAKIWVRSADFQHHQTITHLLKTHLITEVFAIAMYRQLPAVHPVYKLLIPHVRFTIAINTKAREQLICECGIFDKANATGGGGHVQLVQKAVKTLTFRSLCFPDIMKARGVDMKEELPTYFYRDDGYRVWEATKNFVSDVVCIYYTNDEAVQADEEIQAFVKDVCSFGMQDFDHCEFPKSLKSREELTEYLTVIVFTASAQHAAVNFGQYDWCSWIPNAPSTMRRPPPKQKGLADVNLIIESLPDRGRSSWHLGAVWALSQYQENELYLGMYPDEHFIEKPVKAAMEKFRKELAEITISIKRRNEGKKLPYYNMSPDKIPNSVAV